The nucleotide window tcctcctcctctgtacttttgtccagttttttaACTCCTTTGAgtgttttcttcacttcttgtCCCTCGTCCCACCCTCCGTCACGTTCTGctgtccttcttcctcctcctctctcaacCAATCACGAGTCACGCACCGGACGGACTGTCTGAGCTGTTGCTGGCTCCGTTGCCATAGTAATTAATTGTCCGCCATCAACTGGCAGCTGTGACGACTCAACCAGTCTGTCCCCATACACAACAATGGAGCAGCTGGTGAGGTCCTTAGTGCAAAAAgcgtttgttgcttttttgtcgCCATATTAACTCAGAATCCCACCAGAAATAAAAGCTCCAATGCCGTGATCAAGTTACatgttttgataccacttttgtagggATGCATTCAGCGGgtcgagccgcattaacggtaacagGTGCATAACAAcaggttcctgccattgctttgcatagcaggccccaattaaattcaaatttgcataaaaattgCATGATTGAACAAATGGTAAACTGACTTAAAATTTCTCATGAGAACTTATTtgtgtaaactttaatttagacAAACTGTGCTGAGTGCAACAAATGCAAAAAGTAACAACCAGGAAAAATAATGATGTACAAAAGAAATTGTTAAACATGGAAGAAAAACTTAAAGTTAATATAAGCAAATAATTGTCACAATCACTGAGGGTAATGGTAAAGAAGCTAAAAGGAAGCTCAGCATTAATGACTTATgctaaaaatattcaattgtatttacaaaaaaaacacgaCTTAACTGTCAATGATGAGACATAcagttacaaaacaaataaaatcagattgaGCAAACTTAATGGCTGCAATTTAGCTCCATGGATATGGAGTTTTATGAAGTACATAAAGTTTggtccatgtttttctttttaactgaaaaatgatGATGAAACTAAAAGAAAGATTCGAAACTGATAAAAgttcaaaactacttttcagatttttttttcagtttcagatctTTCTCTTCAGGTCCAAACTTTTTTTCAGCATCAAAACcagttttcagtttgagttttgtttctcaatttcgaagaaaaaaaaaaaaggaaaaaaaagattgagcAAACTTTATGGCTCCAATTGAGCTCCATATATTTGGAGCTCCATTTAGCTCCATGTGTATGGAACAAATAGAGCTAACTTGGGCCCATTAAGTTtgctcaattttatttttgttttgaaactgaaacaaacaaaaacaaaaacagaaactgaaaagtaatgatgaaaccaaaaaaagatttgaaactgaaaaaaacttcaaaactcCTTTAAgattcttttttcagtttcagatctTTCTCTTCGGgtccaaacatttttcagtatCAAAACCAGTTTTGagtttgagttttgtttctcagttttgGAGCAAAAAAATTGAGCAAACTTTATGGCCGAAATTTATCTCCATATAAACGGAGCTCCATTCAGCTCCATGTGttccatacacacacatataaggTTTGCtcaatttttttataaactgaaactgaaaaaaagttcaaaactaattgtaaaatctttttttcttcagtttcaaacttgttttttggtttcaaaataagttttcaattaatttattttttattaaaaaaaaaaaaaaaaaaaaaaaaaaaggaaaattgagcaaactttatggccccaatttagctccatactcTTCCCAAGCAGGAACTGCAGAAGCTCTGTCATGACTGCTGCACTGAATGTTTTAGCTCATGGCGATCATCTCGTATTTGTCCTTAAGACTGCTGTCAtcgtcgtcctcctcctcttcctcctcctcttcctccacctcgTGGGCCTTCTCATCCTCGTCATGGGGGTGGTGCAGCTCGATGAGCAGGAAGTAGAGGACGGCCGCCACCACGCCTCCCACCATGGGCCCCGCCACTGGGATCCACCACCAGTAGCCTCCAGTGCTGCCAGccacaaaaacagaatcagaaaagtcgatggatggataaatgttGGCTGACTGCAGTGGGTACATGTGACATTATGTAACAAAATAGCTCATGGAAATCTGAATGAAGACATGAGCTTTTAAAAGCTTCAGAAGCAATGAGGCACCAGAGataaacttttatgtttttgttttgattgtcgaggtcaaataaaatcccatcaTGAACTTTTCAGTGCTCAGCTCCTAGATGGCTAGAGACGATATTCAGATCcgatttttaaaagttatttgatTTTAGTCATATCTGTGATGTTCTCTGTGTGTAAAGTTAAGAAAATGTCTTCAGGTTCAAATGCATCAGTTGGTCAGGTGTGTGTAACCCGTCAAAATGACGGACGGTCTTCAGATTTTTCCATTACcgtttaaattaaaaacctgGTCAAACAcggtaaatatttgtttaacaCGACACATGCTAGGTACacatgatgtttattttatatttatctgtttataCACATATTTACAAGTTACAATGTAAGCCAAAAGCAGATTTTTCCCACgtttttttaataagtaaatttccacttttctttctcgaaacaacacaaaataatgagTAAATTTCCCAATAGTTTTCTCGCAGTGAGtaaatttacaaatgtttttttgaaaaaataattaataaatttctAAATGGTTTCTTGAGATAACAAGTAACTTTccaaaagttttttatttttattttttataattaatacaTTTCCAAATGGTTTTCTCCAGATAACCGGTCTTGTCATTTTGAGGAAAGCAAATAGTTTTCTCAAGATATCAAGTGCATTTCCAAATAGTTTTCTTGAGATAAGAAAATTTCTCAATGGGTTTTCTTAAGGTAACATTCATTTCCTGGTTGGTTTTCTCTAGATTAacagtttttgtgttaaatctgatgaaaaaaaaataaaaaataaaataatatcagGGAAAAGTACATGCAGAAAACATCTGCTCTGTTTTAGTTACCTGAAGACCTCCATGCCCCACCCGGCCACCGCCGTGAACAGCCGGGGTCCCAGGTCTCTGGCGGGGTTCAGAGGGTAGCCACAGTTCAGTCCCATGGAGACGCCGATGGCCATGATAATCAGACCGATGGCCAGCGGCTCCACGCCTTTAGGAGCGCCAATGTTCCCACCGTCAATGATCGCCAGAATACAGAGAACCAGCATACCTGTCCCCaccacctgcagggggcgcagCAGCTCTTTATTAGTCACCTCTCATTCAGTACGTGAGAGCTTAAACTAACCCTTTGCTGTTTAACTGAAGTCTACAAAGCCTTTCTTCTAGAACAATCTTTAGCATATTAGCACTTATCATAAACCCCATAACATATTTAAACACACTTTACACTTAGGTGTGGGAATTTATTgaattgtttatcatttattatgaaaaaaaaaggcaaaacaaaacctgccgtttctgctgttttctccaCTATTTCTTATGTAAATCTTATATTTGTAATATAAGTCACACTGTTTTTTAATAAGTGATGTCCTAAAGAagccacactgtaaaaaacccccaaagaaAACATCTCTAATTTACGGTAAAAATTACCGGAAGTTTTACCATATAATTGCTGCAGATATATGGCAAAACTGCAGCAATTTTACCATATAAATATAGGTTTACtctatttttactgtaaaattttGGCACCCAcagctgctggtattttaccgtaaattatattttcttacaGTGCAGTTCTAAATgggattatttttgaagaacaatgtttgtgtttgtggcgaTATGAACGCTGTGCCATGCAGTCacatacagttacctaaaaataagtaataaatagatttttattacttattttaagATTCTTTATCATAATCTTCAgtgttatcacaatagtaccacaaaatattgcgGTAAAATCCAAACTTCATATCGTCAAACGCTACATGAATCCCTTTGTCTCAAGtcacttctgtttttaaaggggacctattatgcaaagttcacattttgcacatttttgtacttctattTAGTTTTCCATTGCTCCTAAAAACAACTCAAGtgcctaaaaaaaaaccccacccaGCCAGTTTTTGTCAATAAGTTAATGAACCGCTTCAAAAACCTTCAgcaacccgttacctagcaaccaaagtgGAGTCCCAGCATGTTTGgacagctggttttactgctgcatgCGCTGCACattggctgctggaaaagacaagtatTTTTCTGTTGACTTACAATCTAGAAACCACTTGTATTCATGTTGGCtttgcaggaggctctacttttgcttttcaaagctgtaaGCTTGTATAAttttgcatccatccatccattttctgttcacccttgtctcttagtggggtcgggagggttaattgtgcatctgtttgtggTCAtttgtaaacgttgagttggagGCCggggccagcagcagcttatttggatttaaagtgacagaggcccaaAACAACTCATTCttaaaggagctcaaaataattttctaagaatgattttggcaaaaaatgtaGTGAAGACGTTTTGTGTAGCCCATAAACGTATCCTAACCAGGTCAGGAGCATAACAGGTCACCTTTAATGTACATAATGTATCCCTCTGAAAACAATTGATAAATATCCAGCACATATCAAAGATTAGTTGTGGCTAATTATGAGTAATTTGCTTATTTACATACTAAATAACACACACATGCTGATATCTTTATGTTATTAGTTTTAAGTGTGCTACTTTTCAAATCAACACATTAACTAACTGACCGAAAACGGTGGTAACTCGGGCCAGTGGATGCCAGGAAATGGGTCATCAGACCCAAACCGAGCAGGAAGAGGGTCCGTTCTCAGACTATACGGGGCGATCAATGCTGCATTAACCGCATTTGCCAGACTTTGTAGGGTTTAAACGGCAAATTGAAGCTGCGTTGGGGAGCGGATGTGAGGTCTTTTCGGTCGGAGCGACCAGAACCAACCTGATCGATGAAGCCGCCGAGGACTGACAGGTGTCTGGCAGGGTAGGAGGCAAAAATGTGACCTGTCGCATTGATTCCTGTCACCGACAGAATACCGCTGGTGAAGTCCATGAAAGCGTCTGTGATGAAGACAAAGAGACGTTTTTAACCACGCAGGAGCATCTATTTGGATCCTACAGAGAGGAACAGGCAGCTAAAATATTCCTCACCCcagttctgttaaaaaaaagctataaaaaaatgtaattttatattttgacacTGCAAAAaagcaagtatttttggtgcaaATATTGTAGTGCATTttaagtaagacaaaactaagttacaagtaacttttcagcaaaatattggAGGTTAtgttaagtaaataattccgtaatattgatggaaaagtaaGACATGATCTATAATATAGGAATATTATACTggtttacactgcaaaaacacaacatcttacaaaatatttttttatctaatttctagtgtaaaaattttattacacttgaaataaaaccaaactaacttttcaacaaaatacagaatcttgtttaaagtaaataattcttaaatattgataagAAGGACTatttctactggcagattatttaacttacagACATTTTTACCAATTTATAGAAGccaaaaaaatccacatatgcaactagcattttatatttactaaatataGACTTacaacaagctcctatttcttgttgaaaagttacttataagttagttttgtcttatttcaagtgtactacgATATTTGCTCctgaaaatagaacaaaaatacttggtaagattttgtgtttttgcagtgtcatTATTATGGTCTTgattataattaagaaaaagctgtttgttttggtttctggaTCCACTTTTGCAGCTGATCAAATCAGTTTAGCATTCTTgtgcttttgtaattttgtaacttttgtaatttgttaaaaaaacaacaacaacaaaaaaccaacaacaaatcATTCACCATAATATAATCCAAAGACGGCTGCAGCTCCTGCAAAAGCACCAAGAAACTGAGCGATGACGTAAAAGGGAAACTTCCAGATCTTTAGTTTCCCCAGAATCACCATGGCCAGAGACACGGCGGGGTTCACATGGCCTCCTGAGACACAGAACAAAGCACAGAGTGACGCAGGGCGGCAGCGGGCGAGGGGCGGCTGACTGACTTAATATCCCCTCCATTATCAGGGAGGCTGTCACATTTATGAGGAGCAGCAGAAGGGGAGCAGACCCCTGGGCAGTTAGGTCTTTTATTATGCATGTCTGAGAGCCAAAATACAGAATAATGGCCACTGATAAGAAATTCAACTTCGACAAACTACAATCAACCTCAATGTAGGGAATTGAACTAACTGAGACGTTTTccagaaacaagaaaatttctgagctccaaaagttgtAGATCtgctagaaaaaaagaagatttgagcttaatctcagaaattttgtggaaaaaacaaagaaatttctgAACTCCAAAAGTTgcagatttgttaaaaaaaaatgttgaattttttttaggttaatctgagaaattttctagaaataagaaaatttctgagcttcaaaaattgaaactttgcaaaaaaaaaaaaaaaaaaaaaaaaaagtagattaatctcagaaatcttttagaaaaacattggtaattttttactttaaaaatttagaaaactcaacattttaaagttgagtttttaaatttccatgttttttctcaaaaaaggaaaaaaaaaattaaaattctgagCTCAAtctgtaattttcttttggcagaaatttactcctttattATATCCAGCTACAATGGCCCTAAACAGCCATAACTGTGGTTTCTTTGTTCTGAACCTCATGTTTGCTGCTGCCTCATTAAGCCAAAgctgtttgtttggtttctggATCCACCTTAACTGAAAGCCGGCTCAGTCCAGAATCCTCAGTCGGATACTGGACTCTGTCGGTCTCTGTCTGATCAATGGTGTTTGCAGGACATTTACAGCCCAGGGTTATGTATGACCCCAGAGAGGCTTTGCTCTGTAGTGCTGATAAATCAATGGTCAGAGCTCAGCCAGTGGATCTGGGCAGAGAGGTGCCACGTTCCTGCTGACTGTGGAGCCGTTCAGATGGCACATGGCTGCACAGAAACCcataaagtttaattattcaGAGCTTCCAGGCCTCATGAGCCACCAGGTTAAGATACAGCacaaaacagagcagctgcatTATTTAACTCTtagtaagttttgttttaaaagaggACAAATTACAAggacaataacacattttttctttccagattaTTTAACAAGTTGTCATCATCACTTTTCCATGCCACCCAAACAGCAACATCTTCTGACCGAGGATTCGCTTTCCAAACCCACAGACAATGCTACAAAGTATGTAAAGAAACATTGAATATTATATCTCTTCCGCACTTTTATGtactattcaataattattacattaagTTAGCATAAATTCTGCCTCAGACTTTCTGATTTTAGATGGCAAtgagttttgtgtttgaaattttttattggGTAATATGCTACAACTTTATTAATCTGATGTTGACTAAGTCACCAGATAAGATTTCCCACCACAATCGCCTATTTTATGTAGCTTTTTAGTATTAATCATACATATAAggcaataaaatctaaacattaaGTATGGGtgcagttctgtttttgacatagccagagttgtgtttgttttttgaacgTACTGAAACTGGTTACAAATTTTTAATTGACAgggatgtaaatattttatttttttcttcatcttcccTCCAACTTTCGGACCCCATTGGCGCCATGTGGCGGCCCCCCAGTGGGTCGCACCCCCCACTTTGAGAAACACCATTGAAACCAGAAAATCCTGGATCATATGAACCACAGCAGCAGAGGtgtcaaaagtattcacaccccctACTTAAGTAGAAGTACAAATACTTCTATGAGAAAAATActttagtaaaagtaaaagttgaactgttttactcaagtaaaagtaaaaagtaattttcaccTTCCAGAAtacaaaacaacttttgataaatctaaaatacatgaaaagtttactttgcttgattttgttgttttgttacttatatgaattattgtaattttccttttcaaaataccaactttaaattctgatctgtctgatgatgtaattttttaatattaaatgattgatcatttgatcagatactcagtacttgagtagaatTTTTACTGAATACTTATTTAATCTTACTTAAGTCAtgtcttggatggctactttttactttcagttgagtaaaaatatgttgaagtagtgctactctcaCGTGAGTAAACCTTTTGGGCACTCATTAGTTTTTCATCATAGAAGTAACAAACTACATGTGAAAATATAAGGAGTATAAACTACAGATATTTCTCTTAAAACGTAgggagtaaaaggaaaaaatcagctgaaaaataCAATAACGAAGCAACGTGAGGTTTACCTGACACCCCTCCAGCCACGTACACGGCCATCATGAGGCCCACGGAGAAGCCGATGTGGACGGTGAGCGGCTCGCCCAGCGTGTTTCGACTCAGGACCGTCTGAGCAACTGAGCCGCAGCCAAACAGCtagcaaacacacaaagaagaaacaaataaaaacaagttgcAGAAAAATCCATTAACGCCATTACCTTTAGGAGTTTCCTATGTCCTCAAAAATAACTGCAAAGTGTGAAAATAGAAATCTTTTTCCACTTACCACCAAGACAAATGTTCCCAGGAATTCAGCCAGGAACTCCTTGAATATTCCGTGTTTGAGCGCGCAGTGTTGCCTCATGTTTCTGCCGTGTTGCACTTTCAGCTGGTTGTTAAAAGAGTCGGTGTTTTGAAACATCTGGAGAGCACCAGAGCCAGATCTCAACCTCTGGAGTCTGAGCTCCAGCCATTCAGCACAAACTATTGATCTATTGGAACAACAATCCTCTCTGCTTCCTGACCACAGGCTCTCATCAGTGAGCTTTTCACTTTTTGACATATTGCAATCACAAACTTTCATgcagtttattgatattttatatgataaaccaacacaaagtttccACTTCACAGATGATAAtcaaaaagtggagaaaatgtgACCCTTTTAAATCTCCACTGGGTTTTCTGAAGTGCTTAATCCAAatctaatttagtttttcctcaaCAAATGCAAACTATCTCAATAATCGTGGCACCAAATGTAGGTATAGTGTGCAGGTATCACAGCAGTTACTACAGTTCCAAAGAAAATGAGGATGGAATATAAAATCATTTGGGTTTTGAACATGgcctgcattttattttttgcattatgcagtatataaacattttagataTGTCATAATGctacaaactttttaaaaactatacaTCAACATGTGCAGCTGAggtaaattaaagcaaatttacaaaagtttcagtaaaaaagaaaatgtttgcaccATCTGCAAAACTGgggattttctgtctttttacttATTAAGCttaataaacttattttttgcttgttttaaatttttttaaatacccactttttttaatccaattataataaaacaatatgaaagtgttctatttaattcataaaaaaaaaaatctaatgtaaaaaaaaaaaaagaaagaaaaatgacagcaaatctagtcacattttctaaaaaaaatcaataaaatagaaCCACCAAATTCTATATATTTCTTGGCACTACCAGAATTCCATATAAGGTCTTTTTAACTATTTCTGTattactttgtcttttcttcacTTAGTTTTTTcagtattgtgttttcttttgtgtgttttgtgtgcaaGGAAAGGTTTTAATTATAACTAGCAAACAAAgaaactaactaactaactaactaactaactaactaactaactaactaaacaaaaactaaataaacataatttgtgtttgatcaaagacaaaacatctgcacaaacataaaacattcagatttattttagtgACTTTCCAAAGGTACATACACAAGGGtcaatgttaaatttttt belongs to Gambusia affinis linkage group LG08, SWU_Gaff_1.0, whole genome shotgun sequence and includes:
- the LOC122835828 gene encoding aquaporin-9-like isoform X1, giving the protein MKVCDCNMSKSEKLTDESLWSGSREDCCSNRSIVCAEWLELRLQRLRSGSGALQMFQNTDSFNNQLKVQHGRNMRQHCALKHGIFKEFLAEFLGTFVLVLFGCGSVAQTVLSRNTLGEPLTVHIGFSVGLMMAVYVAGGVSGGHVNPAVSLAMVILGKLKIWKFPFYVIAQFLGAFAGAAAVFGLYYDAFMDFTSGILSVTGINATGHIFASYPARHLSVLGGFIDQVVGTGMLVLCILAIIDGGNIGAPKGVEPLAIGLIIMAIGVSMGLNCGYPLNPARDLGPRLFTAVAGWGMEVFSTGGYWWWIPVAGPMVGGVVAAVLYFLLIELHHPHDEDEKAHEVEEEEEEEEEDDDDSSLKDKYEMIAMS
- the LOC122835828 gene encoding aquaporin-9-like isoform X2; this encodes MKVCDCNMSKSEKLTDESLWSGSREDCCSNRSIVCAEWLELRLQRLRSGSGALQMFQNTDSFNNQLKVQHGRNMRQHCALKHGIFKEFLAEFLGTFVLVLFGCGSVAQTVLSRNTLGEPLTVHIGFSVGLMMAVYVAGGVSDAFMDFTSGILSVTGINATGHIFASYPARHLSVLGGFIDQVVGTGMLVLCILAIIDGGNIGAPKGVEPLAIGLIIMAIGVSMGLNCGYPLNPARDLGPRLFTAVAGWGMEVFSTGGYWWWIPVAGPMVGGVVAAVLYFLLIELHHPHDEDEKAHEVEEEEEEEEEDDDDSSLKDKYEMIAMS